A genome region from Gadus macrocephalus chromosome 15, ASM3116895v1 includes the following:
- the LOC132473352 gene encoding zinc finger BED domain-containing protein 4-like — protein MLNAKNFRGSHTSDAIAATLKEMLDKWQIPLDKVHVILRDNASNMRKAMDNMKVRSLGCVAHTLHLVVIEGLLSQRAVSDAVASGRQIVGHFKHSPLAYSRLQDIQLEMNLQAKRLQQDVKTRWNSTYFMIASLVEQKRALSAYTADHDLPSTLTANQWALLEKTMNCLEPFEELTRKVSSATSSTADVIPSVTVLKRVLSMETEADSGIKTMKRTLLEAVDKRFSTVEDEPLYVLSKLLDPRYKDRFFTSADSAKRGKDALAKELEEDVRTTTADGASTALEPPGKPP, from the exons ATGCTAAATGCAAAGAACTTTCGCGGTTCGCACACCAGTGACGCGATTGCAGCTACCCTAAAAGAAATGCTTGACAAGTGGCAAATTCCTTTAGATAAAGTCCATGTCATTCTGAGGGACAACGCAAGCAACATGCGAAAGGCGATGGACAACATGAAGGTGCGTAGTTTAGGCTGCGTTGCACATACACTGCATCTCGTTGTCATCGAGGGACTGCTATCACAGCGCGCTGTGAGTGATGCCGTTGCAAGTGGGAGACAGATTGTTGGACACTTTAAACATTCCCCGCTTGCTTATTCACGGCTGCAAGATATCCAGCTTGAGATGAATCTTCAAGCAAAACGCCTGCAGCAGGACGTCAAAACCAGGTGGAATAGCACCTACTTTATGATCGCGAGTCTGGTGGAACAGAAACGAGCACTGTCTGCTTATACTGCTGACCATGACCTGCCCTCAACACTCACGGCAAACCAGTGGGCCTTGCTTGAAAAAACAATGAACTGTCTAGAACCGTTTGAGGAGTTAACAAGGAAGGTGAGCTCAGCCACATCCTCCACTGCTGATGTTATCCCAAGTGTCACCGTTCTGAAACGTGTCCTCTCCATGGAAACCGAGGCTGACTCTGGGATTAAAACCATGAAAAGGACGCTCTTAGAAGCTGTTGACAAGCGCTTTAGCACCGTGGAAGACGAACCTCTGTATGTACTTTCCAAACTGCTGGACCCAAGATACAAGGACAG atttttCACCAGTGCAGACTCTGCCAAGCGGGGGAAAGATGCACTGGCTAAGGAGCTGGAGGAAGATGTGAGGACCACCACTGCTGATGGAGCATCAACGGCTTTGGAGCCACCAGGAAAGCCCCCCTGA